The Sphaerisporangium siamense genome includes the window TGGGCCGGGTGCGCGACGCCATGGAGGCCGAGCTGACCAGGCGGCGCAGGGCACTGGCCACCCTGGAGCACCTGCTGGCCGGGGGGCTGCCCACCGTCCCGGTGAGCGTCGTCCACGAGCCGGCCCGCCGCGTGCTGGTCACCGGCGACCTCGCCGACGGGCCCGGCGACATCGGCCGGGTCACCTCGCTGTGCGTGACGCGGCTCCCGGTCGAGCTGCGCGCCTCGATGATCGGGCTGTTCCCGATCGAGCTCGGCGACCGCGTCCCGGTCACCGTGGCGGCGGTCGCCGGGCCCGGCGTCGAACGGCCGGGGCTCACCGCGCGCGTGCTGCCGGGCGGGCCGTTCGCGCGCGCCGTGCACACCGGGCCCTACGACCAGACCCCCTTGACCGCGCACGGGCTGCTGGCCTGGTGCGCCGAGCGCGGTCACCACCCGCGGGGCCCGCTGCGCGAGGTCTACGTCTCCGACCCCGCGCTCACCCCGCCCGACGAGCTGATCACCTACCTGATGGTCCCCCTGGACGAGACATGACCGGCCAGCGGTACGGCGCACGAGCCTGCGCCGGGCCTCTCACACCCTGACGATCATCTTTCCCGTGTTGCCGCCGCCGAGCATGCTCAGGAAGGCGTCCACCATGTTGGGCAGGCCCTCCACGATCGTCTCGGGCGCGACGACCCGTCCGGCCTGCAGGTAGGGGATCAGGAAGTTCTCCAGCTCCGTCTGCAGGTACTTGTGGTCGCGGACGAGGAAGCCCTCCAGCCGCAGTCGCTTCTCCACGATGTCGAACAGGTTGCGCGGCGCGGCCGGCGGGATCACGGAGTTGTACTGTCCCACCGCGCCGCACCACGCGATCCGCCCGCGGGGGCGCAGGGCGCCGATGGCGGCCTCCAGGTGGCCGCCGCCCACGTTGTCCAGGTACACGTCGATCCCGTCGGGGGCGGCGGCCGCCAGCCGCCCGGGCAGGTCGCCGGCCGTGTAGTCGATCCCCACGTCGAAGCCCAGCTCGGCGGTGAGGTACTCGGCCTTGGCGGCCGACCCGGTGCTCCCGATGACCCGCTTGGCGCCGAGCAGCCGGGCGATCTGCCCGGCCGCGCTGCCCACCCCGCCGGCCGCCGCGGAGACGAACACCGTCTCGCCCGCGCGCAGCTGGGCGATGCGCGCGAGCCCCACGTAGGCCGACAAGCCCGTGCCGCCCAGCACGCTCAGATAGGTGGTGAGCGACAGGCCCGGCACCACCGGCAGGACCCGGACCTCCTCGTGCGTGACCAGCGCGTGGCTACGCCATCCGTGCCGGTGGAGGACCAGGTCCCCGACCGCGAGCAGCGGGTCACGCGACCGGACGACCTGGCCGATGGCACGGCCCTCCAGGGGAACGCCCAGCTCGTCGACGTCCATCCTCTCCCGCATGTACGGGTCCACCGAGAGGTAGAGGTTCTCCACCAGGGCCTGGCCCGGGCCGGGTGCCGGAGTGGGGACGTCGAGGTAGGCGAACTGCTCGGCGGCGGGCCACCCCTGGGGCCTGGCCACCTGATGCACGATGACAGCCATGGTCGCCGAGTCAAGTGCGCCCCCGGCCGCGCCGGTACTGATTTAGCATATGCCTTAATGATCACCTACCGGTTGTCCGTGGACGATCTCGCCCAGGTGCGTTTCGCGCGCTCACCGCTGCTGGAGACCGTCACCAGCCTGTGGGCGCTGCGCCGGCCGGACCGGTACCCCGTGCACCTGCCCTGGATCCGGCGGACGCGCGCGGCCCTCGCGGGCGCGGCGGCGGCCGACGTCGCGGTGCTCGACAGCCTGCTCGACCCCGAACGCGGCTGGCTGCCCGACTTCCTCACCCCGCGTCCTGAGGAGCCGCGGCCCGGCCTCGCCGGCGAGCTCGACCGCCTGCGCCGCACCCCGCCGGACCGCGCCGCGCGGGACTTCCGCGCGGTCTACCGCTCCCACCCCCTGCCGGGTACCACCGACCCGGTCGTCATCGCCGGGGTCCTGGAGCGGTACTGGGACCTGGCGGTCGCGCCGCACTGGCGGCGCATGCGGGCCGTGCTGGAGGCCGACATGCTGCACCGGGCGCAGCGCATCGCCCAGGACGGCGCCGCCGCGGTGCTGCACGACCTGGACCACCGGGTCACGTTCGCCGACGGCGAGCTGCACCTGTACGCGGGCCACGCGCTGCGCTACGACGTCGCCGTCGCGGGCCGCGGCCTGTGGCTGGTGCCCGCGCTGTTCGCGCCGCAGACCATCGCTCCCGTCGGCCCGGACGAGCCGCCCACCGTCGTCTACCGGTGCAGGGGCATCGGCACGCTGTGGGAGCCGTCCCTGGCGCGCCCGCCGAAGGCCCTCGCCGAACTGATCGGCGCCACCCGCGCGGCCCTGCTGGCGACGCTGGACGACCCGATGTCGACCTCCGAGCTGGCCCGCCGCCACGGCGTCACCCCGAGCGCCGTCTCCCAGCACCTCGCCGTGCTGCGCAGGAACGGCCTGCTGTCCCGATCCCGGGTCGGCCAGGTCGTCCTCTACTCCCGCACGGCCCTCGCCGACCGGCTCATGGCCCAGTGACCGCGCGCCGCCGGGGACGCCGGGCGCATGGTCCAGGCGGAGATCAGGGGAGGGTCAGGACGCGGGGGCCGTCGTCGGTGATCGCCACGGTGTGCTCCACGTGCGCGGCGCGGCTTCCGTCCACGGTGAGCAGCGCCCAGCCGTCGGGGGCGGTCCGGTAGCGGTCCCGGCCGCCGGCCATGAACATCGGCTCCAGGGCCAGCGTCATGCCGTGCCGCAGCGGCAGCCCGCGCCCGGGCCTGCCCCGGTTGGGCACGTGCGGGTCCTCGTGCATGTGCCGCCCGATGCCGTGCCCGCCGTAGTCGGCCAGGATGCCGTAGCCGTGCTCGTCGGCGACCGCCCCCACGGCGTGGCCGATGTCGCCGAGCCGCCCGCCCGGGGTCGCCGCGGCGATGCCGGCCCGCAGCGCGCGCTCGGTGGCGTCGATCAGCTCGGCGTCGCCGGGCCGGGCGGGGCCGACGGTGAAGCTGATCGCCGCGTCCCCGGTCCAGCCGTCCAGCCGGGCCCCGCAGTCGACGCTCACCAGGTCGCCCGGCCGCAGCCGGTAGCCGTCCGGGATGCCGTGGACGACCACGTCGTTGACCGAGGTGCAGATCACCGCCGGGAACGGCGTGGGCGCGAACGACGGCCGGTAGTTCAGGAACGGCGCGCTCGCCCCGGCCTCATGAATCACCGTGCGGGCGACCTCGTCCAGCTCGGTGAGCCGAACTCCGGCGACGGCCTGCTCGCGCACCGCGGCCAGCGCGCGGCCCACGACCCGGCCCGCCTCGCGCATCGCCTCCAGCTCGGCATCGGTCTTGATCTCCACCATGTGATCCCCGCCCTCCAATTAAAATACCGGTATAATCATCACGGTACTATAGATGGCATGGTGCGCATCCCGCTGACCGGACCCGAACGCGAGCGCGGCGAACGGCTCGGCTCCCTGCTACGCCAAGCGCGTGGCGACCGCAGCATGGCCGAGGTCGCGGCGGCGGCCGGCATCTCCGCCGAGACGCTGCGCAAGATCGAGACCGGCCGCATCCCCACGCCGGCCTTCTTCACCGTCTCGGCCCTGGCCGAGGCGCTCGGCATCTCCCTGGACGCGCTGGCCACCGTCTGCGCCGAACACTCCGCCCGCCACCGCCGCCTGGCCGGCTGACCTCCTCCCGCGCCCGCGCGGGGCAGGTCACGTCCGCGTGGCCGGTTGCCGCGGCTCAAGGTTGCGGGCGGGTCCGCGCCATTCGCGGAACAGCACGGTGGCGCCGTCCTGGAGCCGCCCGTCGTGGTGATCCAGAACGGCCTGCATCAGCCGGCGCAGCGTCTCGGGGGCGGGCGTCTCATCGGCATGGTGGCGGATGACGAAGTCGGTGAACCGCTCCACCCCGGCCGCCAGGGTCGCGCGCCTCGGTGACGCCGTCGGTGTACAGCGGCAGGCGGTCGGAACGCTCGCGCGCTCCCGTGCGTGGCGCAGTAGTGTCATGGTCAGTTTTCCGTAGCGACGCCGTCGTGTCAGGCGCGGCGGTGTCATCGGCGAAGTCGGAGGTGATCGCGGTGCATCCCATCTCCCGATAGCCCCATCCCGGGGCGTCACGGAGCCGAAAGGTGCCCGTATGAGCAAGACCGACAAGACCCGGCCGTGGTGGGTCCAGATGGCCGACGCGCCCATGGTGACGTGCCTGCCCGTTCACGATCACCGGTTCGGCGGATGCACGCTCCCCGGCGAGATCACCGCCGACTCCGCTCCTCCCTACCCCATGGAGGGCTGCCACTGGCAGGTCCCCATCTCTCTCTGGTTCGGCCACCGCACGCGAGCCGCACGCCGGGAGGGGTACCACATCCGGCGCGAAGACCGCCGCCGCAGCCGCCATCAGGCACGCCGTGAGCTGAGCGCCTACCGGCCCGGCCCGAGAGAAGGCGCGGCCCTGGAGGGCGGCGCGCACTGATCGCTTCCCGTACCGCCGGGACGTCCGCCCGCGCGCGGCCGCGCGGGCGGGCACCGGCGGGTGCGGGTCATGGACCGGGCGGCGCGGGTTGGGGATGCTCCCGTACGCACTGCGCTTGTCCCGTTCCCGGGGGAAGCTTCAGGCATTCGGCGTACCGATCCGTGCGCTCGGAGTAGTCGCTCCAACTCCACCACATGTCCCGCTCGCTGAGGAAGGCGACCGGCGCGCGGCCCGCACGATCGCTCGGAGGAGGCCGGTCAGTCGCCGGCGGCGGGGCGCCGCAGCAGGGGGTGGGTGCGCATCGCGACCTCCAGCTCGCCGGGGAGCTCGTCGCGGTAGCGGCCCAGGGTGGCCAGGTCGCGGTGGCCGAGGACACGGCGCACCGCGTCCATGTCCACCGCGTCGGCCAGCAGATGGGTCGCCGTGGTGTGCCGCAGGCCGTGCGGCGTCACCGAGCGCCGCTGGGCCGGCGGCACCCGCCGCTGGACGCGGTCGATCACCGCCTGGACGTCGCCGCGCGCCAGCCGTCTGCCCCGCCACGACAGCAGCAGGGCCTTCTCGGACGTGGCGGGCCGCCCGCCGGCCAGGTAGACCTCCAGCACCTCGGCCACGTCGGCGGGCAGCGGCACGTCGCGCGTGCGCCCGCCCTTGCCGAAGATGCGCCAGTAGCGGACGCCGTCGTTGGTGTAGAAGTCCTCGACGTTGGCGCGGACGAGCTCCGACACCCGCGGGCCGAGCGTGGAGAGCAGCAGGACGATCAGCGCGTCCCGGGCCTCCATGCGCTGGTCACGCCGCCCGCCCTCCGGCTCGGCGGACGTCAGCGACCGCGCCGCGCCCACCAGCCCCTGCGCCTGCTCCCGGGTGAGCGCCCGGCGCTCGGCGCGCAGCCCGCCGCGTTCCTTGGCCGTCACCGTCACGGCCGTCATCGGGTTGACCTGCACCCACCCGGTCAGCGTCGCGTGCTTGAAGAACGCCGACACCGAACGCCGGAACCGCGACTGGGACGAGGCGCTCTGCGAGGCGGGGCCGTCCGGGGAGGAACGCCGCCCGTCCGGCTTGCGGGCGAAGGCCAGCAGCACCGCGTCGACGTCCTCACCGGTCAGATCGTCGAGCACCCGCCCCGGGCCGGCCAGGGCCGAGAACGTCCCCACGTCGCGCGCGTACACCTCGGCCGTCGCGGGCGACAGGGCGCCGGTGACGGTCTTGGCGAGGATCAGCTCGATATAACGGTCGGCGGACTCTTCGACGGTGATTCGCTTCAGCTGGGCGGGCCGCATCTATCAGCTCAGTCCTTTCCGATCCATTCCATCCATCCGGTCCTTCCTATCCCGCGATCACGCCGACCGTACCGGCCCCCACCGACAATTCCACGCTCCCATCTCCGCCCGGCCGGCAAATGACGCCCACCCCGGCCCCACCGGCCCCGGAGAGGCTCCGGAGCGTGGCCGTGAAAGGGCGGAAAGTCGCCGGCGATTCCCAGGCGATATGAACCGGCGGATTTCCCGGTCGGACGCGCGGAAGCCGGCTAACGTGCCGGCGGCCGAGACGTGACAGATGGGGGAGTAGGCGAGATGAAACGATTTCTGTCCGTTCTCAGCATGTCCGCCCTCGTCATGGCCCTGGTGTCCGGGCGCCGCACGCGGTGAGCGCGCGGCCGGACCGGGGTGCCGCGCGTCGTGGGCACGCGCGGGAAAACCCGGTGACAGGTGGGCTGGAGGCCGGGATCATGGCGCTGCGCGGGCCGGCCCGGGGGTGGTCTGCTGTAGCCGTTGGAGGAGTCTCATGGCCACTTATACGACCGTTCCGGGGCTGCTGTCGCCTCCGGGGTACGCGCATGCCGCTGTGGTGGAGGCGGGGGAGCGGCTGGCGTTCATGGCGGGAGCCGTGCCGTTGGATGTCGAGGGCGGGCTCGTGGGGGCGGGGGAACCTGCCGCGCAGGCCCGGCAGGTGCTGGCCAACCTGGAGACCGCCCTGCGCGCGGTCGGCAGCGGTCTGCGGCACGTCGTGGCCAGCACGGTGTACGTCGCCACCACCCGGCAGGAGGACCTGTACGCCGTCTGGGAGGTCGTCCGGGCGTCCGAGCTGTCGGCGGGGCCGCACACCTCCACGCTGCTCGGCGTGTCGCTGCTCGGCTATCCCGGCCAGATCGTCGAGATCACCGCCACCGCCGTGGTCCCATGAGCCGGGCATTTCCGGCGATCCCGGCGCGGCTCCCGCCCCACGAGGGCCCCGCCGCGTTTAGCATTCAGACATGATGGGGATCGGCTTGCCGGAGATCCTGGTCCTTCTGGTCGTCGGCGTCGTGGTCGTCGGGCTCTTCGCCGCCCTGACGCGCCGGGGCGGCAGGGCCACCGGACCGTCGTACGTGTCGGCCTGGCAGGACCACGGCGCACCTCCCTCTCCCGGCGACGTGCAGGGACAGGCGTACGCGCTGGTCGCGCAGGGCAAGAAGATCCAGGCGATCAAGCTGGTCCGCGAGCACACCGGCCTCGGCCTCGCGGACGCCAAGGCGTACGTCGACGCGCTGGCCGAGAGCCGTCCCGTGCCGCCCGCGGTCGCCCGCAAGGTCGCCCCGCCGCCCCAGGCCGCCGTCCCCGCGCCGCCCCGGGATGATCTGGCCACCCGGGTGCGGGCTCTGAAGGCCGACGGCCGCGCCGAGCAGGCCGTGTACCTGGTGCGCGGCGAGACCGGGATGGGCCGGCAGGACGCCGAGGCGTTCGTCGCGCAGCTCTGACCCGAGTCCGGCGCCGCTCCGCGGCTTATGCCGTCCCCGTCCGGTGCTACGGAGCCGCGGGCCGGTCCACTCCGGGTGTGCCGGGGTCGGAGGCGTCCGGGCGCAGTCCCTCCAGCACCGCGTAGGCGGGGTTGCCGCGCGCCGCGTGGCGCACCTCGCGCGCCGTCGAGGCCACGTACGCCTGCCCGGTGACGATCGAGGAGTGGCCGAGCAGCTCCATGAGCTCGTGCGCCGAGGCCCCCCGCTCGGCCAGGCGCGTGGCGAACTCGTGCCGCAGCGCGTGCACCAGCGTCCCCTTCTGCACGCGGTCGTGGATCCCGGCGTACCGGTAGCACTGGCGCACCAGGTACTGCAGCCCGCCGCGCCGCAGCGGCTCGTTGCGCAGGTCCACCAGCAGCGGCGCCGACCGGGGCAGCGTCGTGAGCCCGAACCGGGTGAGGCGGCCGGCCAGGTAGACGTCGATCAGGCGCTCGATCGGCGGCTCGATGGGCAGCGAGCGCGCCTTGCCGCCCTTGCCGACGACCTGGACGCGCCGGTCGCCCTCCGTGCCGCCGATCGACCCGACCGTCAGGCCGAGCAGTTCGGCGGAGCGCATGCCGGTGACCAGCGCCAGCGCCAGCACGACCAGGTCGCGCTCCACCCAGGGGTCGCGCGCCTCGCGCGCGCCGGCGGCGATGCGCTCCAGCAGCGTCGCCGACGCCGTCCCGTCGCCGAGCAGCGGCTTGGGCGCCTTGGCGGGCTGCTTGGGGCGGGGCACGGCCGCCATGGGGTTGCCCTCCAGCATGCCCTCGGCCACGCAGAAGGTGAGGAACTGGTTCCAGGCGCTCCAGGCGCGGTTGACGCTGGCCGCCGAGCGCGGCTCGGCGAAGTCGGCGAACGCCGCACGCACCAGGCGTCCGCCGAGCGAACGGACCTCCAGGTCCTCCACCGGGACGCCCGCCACGCCGGCCGCCGCCCGCGCCACCAGGCGCAGGTCGCGCTCGTACCCGGCCAACGTGTGCGGCGAGAGCTTCTTGGCGCGCAGCGACGACAGGAACTCGGCGACGGCCTCGGGCACACGCATCAGCACCAAGGGGATGCCTTCACCCACGACGCCTCCGTACCCCGGACATGCCACAAGTGTTGTGATTATGCATGAAATCCGGACCGTGCGGCGTGCCGACACGCCGTACGGTCACGCGCCGGAGGCTCCCGCGGCGGGCGGCCGGGCGGGCGTGCCGTCCAGGGACCGCAGCCGCAGAACGAACCGGGCGCCGCGCGGGGAGTCCTCGACCCGCAGCGTCCCGCCGTGCGCCACCGCGATCTCCCTGGAGATCGCCAAGCCCAGCCCGGTCCCGGCAGGGTCGCGGCGCCGGGCGTCGTCCAGCCGGACGAAACGGTCGAACACCCGCTCGCGGTCCGCGGGCGCGATGCCGTCCCCGTCGTCCTCGACGGTGAGGACCGCCTGCCCGTCCACGGCCTCGACGCGGACGACGACCTCGCCCTCGGCGTGCCGCTGGGCGTTGACGACCAGGTTCTCCACCACGCGCGCGAGCTGGATGCGCGACCCGCTCACCGGGACCGCCGACGGCGCCCGCACGCGGACCGGGACCGCGTTCACCCGTGCCCCCGTCGCCTCGGTCGCGAGCGCGGCCAGGTCCACCCGCTCGGGCGGCACGGGGTCGGCCGCGCGCAGGCGGGCCAGCTCCAGCAGGTCGGCGATGATCGCCTCCAGCCGGTCGGTGGTCGCCAGCG containing:
- a CDS encoding MerR family transcriptional regulator — translated: MDDEDSGALMPIGRFARLCRLSVKQLRHYADLGLLEPAHVDPLTGYRYYRAGQARDALSIGLLRSLDVPLAAIGDLLAGAEPADALGRVRDAMEAELTRRRRALATLEHLLAGGLPTVPVSVVHEPARRVLVTGDLADGPGDIGRVTSLCVTRLPVELRASMIGLFPIELGDRVPVTVAAVAGPGVERPGLTARVLPGGPFARAVHTGPYDQTPLTAHGLLAWCAERGHHPRGPLREVYVSDPALTPPDELITYLMVPLDET
- a CDS encoding NADP-dependent oxidoreductase, producing MAVIVHQVARPQGWPAAEQFAYLDVPTPAPGPGQALVENLYLSVDPYMRERMDVDELGVPLEGRAIGQVVRSRDPLLAVGDLVLHRHGWRSHALVTHEEVRVLPVVPGLSLTTYLSVLGGTGLSAYVGLARIAQLRAGETVFVSAAAGGVGSAAGQIARLLGAKRVIGSTGSAAKAEYLTAELGFDVGIDYTAGDLPGRLAAAAPDGIDVYLDNVGGGHLEAAIGALRPRGRIAWCGAVGQYNSVIPPAAPRNLFDIVEKRLRLEGFLVRDHKYLQTELENFLIPYLQAGRVVAPETIVEGLPNMVDAFLSMLGGGNTGKMIVRV
- a CDS encoding ArsR/SmtB family transcription factor, encoding MITYRLSVDDLAQVRFARSPLLETVTSLWALRRPDRYPVHLPWIRRTRAALAGAAAADVAVLDSLLDPERGWLPDFLTPRPEEPRPGLAGELDRLRRTPPDRAARDFRAVYRSHPLPGTTDPVVIAGVLERYWDLAVAPHWRRMRAVLEADMLHRAQRIAQDGAAAVLHDLDHRVTFADGELHLYAGHALRYDVAVAGRGLWLVPALFAPQTIAPVGPDEPPTVVYRCRGIGTLWEPSLARPPKALAELIGATRAALLATLDDPMSTSELARRHGVTPSAVSQHLAVLRRNGLLSRSRVGQVVLYSRTALADRLMAQ
- the map gene encoding type I methionyl aminopeptidase, with the translated sequence MVEIKTDAELEAMREAGRVVGRALAAVREQAVAGVRLTELDEVARTVIHEAGASAPFLNYRPSFAPTPFPAVICTSVNDVVVHGIPDGYRLRPGDLVSVDCGARLDGWTGDAAISFTVGPARPGDAELIDATERALRAGIAAATPGGRLGDIGHAVGAVADEHGYGILADYGGHGIGRHMHEDPHVPNRGRPGRGLPLRHGMTLALEPMFMAGGRDRYRTAPDGWALLTVDGSRAAHVEHTVAITDDGPRVLTLP
- a CDS encoding helix-turn-helix domain-containing protein: MVRIPLTGPERERGERLGSLLRQARGDRSMAEVAAAAGISAETLRKIETGRIPTPAFFTVSALAEALGISLDALATVCAEHSARHRRLAG
- a CDS encoding tyrosine-type recombinase/integrase; translation: MRPAQLKRITVEESADRYIELILAKTVTGALSPATAEVYARDVGTFSALAGPGRVLDDLTGEDVDAVLLAFARKPDGRRSSPDGPASQSASSQSRFRRSVSAFFKHATLTGWVQVNPMTAVTVTAKERGGLRAERRALTREQAQGLVGAARSLTSAEPEGGRRDQRMEARDALIVLLLSTLGPRVSELVRANVEDFYTNDGVRYWRIFGKGGRTRDVPLPADVAEVLEVYLAGGRPATSEKALLLSWRGRRLARGDVQAVIDRVQRRVPPAQRRSVTPHGLRHTTATHLLADAVDMDAVRRVLGHRDLATLGRYRDELPGELEVAMRTHPLLRRPAAGD
- a CDS encoding RidA family protein, with translation MATYTTVPGLLSPPGYAHAAVVEAGERLAFMAGAVPLDVEGGLVGAGEPAAQARQVLANLETALRAVGSGLRHVVASTVYVATTRQEDLYAVWEVVRASELSAGPHTSTLLGVSLLGYPGQIVEITATAVVP
- a CDS encoding ribosomal protein L7/L12 codes for the protein MMGIGLPEILVLLVVGVVVVGLFAALTRRGGRATGPSYVSAWQDHGAPPSPGDVQGQAYALVAQGKKIQAIKLVREHTGLGLADAKAYVDALAESRPVPPAVARKVAPPPQAAVPAPPRDDLATRVRALKADGRAEQAVYLVRGETGMGRQDAEAFVAQL
- a CDS encoding tyrosine-type recombinase/integrase; translated protein: MRVPEAVAEFLSSLRAKKLSPHTLAGYERDLRLVARAAAGVAGVPVEDLEVRSLGGRLVRAAFADFAEPRSAASVNRAWSAWNQFLTFCVAEGMLEGNPMAAVPRPKQPAKAPKPLLGDGTASATLLERIAAGAREARDPWVERDLVVLALALVTGMRSAELLGLTVGSIGGTEGDRRVQVVGKGGKARSLPIEPPIERLIDVYLAGRLTRFGLTTLPRSAPLLVDLRNEPLRRGGLQYLVRQCYRYAGIHDRVQKGTLVHALRHEFATRLAERGASAHELMELLGHSSIVTGQAYVASTAREVRHAARGNPAYAVLEGLRPDASDPGTPGVDRPAAP